A genomic region of Metopolophium dirhodum isolate CAU chromosome 1, ASM1992520v1, whole genome shotgun sequence contains the following coding sequences:
- the LOC132936323 gene encoding zinc finger MYM-type protein 6-like encodes MSKQSQMTNFFKQPHNTSTSDNQNSNITKKHNLDTTQNVDEPSLKKVKILKYKDSYIEYGFTYLNENGKDVPQCVICELFSNEHVTKIKKIPMSNDTISRRINTMSNDIENQLSEKIKKSIFYAIQLDESTDINNEAILLMYVSAVNTRIFKVMCEEMGSGFKNLLLHTHVRWLSRGKVLTRLFELKTEVEVFLRDNKSPLSDYFENNVWLAKLAYLSDIFSILNELNISMQGPHTNLFISYNKIDAFLKKIRLWTNRIKNYTFDMFPNFFNMTQEKILTKNEINEMCIIIEEHLGRLREKMSKYFDPTKDIRKNCNWVINPFVQSDQNILSLTNEEKLIELSADVGLHEIFRSNKNIGQFWIKVQNEYPSLAEEALKLLIPFSTTYLCENGFSTLTTIKNKTRNRLEISSAMRISLTKSIKPRIDEIISHQQQQPSH; translated from the exons atgaGTAAACAGTCGCAAATGACGAACTTTTTCAAACAACCGCACAATACATCGACTTCTGATAAtcaaaactcaaatattacaaaaaaacataatttggataCTACTCAAAATGTTGATGAACCATCACtcaaaaaggtaaaaatattaaaatataaagatagtTACATTGAATATGGCTTTACATACTTAAACGAGAATGGAAAGGATGTTCCTCAATGTGTTATTTGTG AATTATTTAGTAATGAGCACGTgacaaagattaaaaaaatacctatgtcTAATGATACGATAAGTAGAAGAATAAATACTATGTCTAATGATATTGAAAATCAGCTtagtgaaaaaatcaaaaaatcaattttttacgcAATACAGCTCGACGAATCTactgatataaataatgaaGCTATATTATTGATGTATGTGAG TGCCGTAAACACTCGCATTTTTAAAGTGATGTGTGAAGAAATGGGTTCAGGTTTTAAAAATTTGCTATTACACACTCATGTTCGATGGTTGTCGCGAGGAAAAGTTTTGACTAGGTTATTTGAACTGAAAACGGAAGTAGAAGTATTTTTGAGAGACAACAAATCACCACTTAGTGATTATTTCGAAAATAATGTGTGGTTAGCCAAACTTGCATATCTTTCcgatatattttcaattcttaatgaattaaatataagtatgcAAGGTCCACATACTAATCTTTTTATATCGTACAATAAAATTGAcgcattcctaaaaaaaataagactatGGACAAATCGAATAAAAAACTACACATTTGATatgtttccaaatttttttaacatgactCAGGAAaagatattaacaaaaaatgaaataaatgaaatgtGTATTATCATAGAAGAACACTTAGGTAGATTAAGAGAAAAAATGTCCAAATATTTCGACCCCACAAAAGACATtcgtaaaaattgtaattgggtAATAAATCCATTCGTACAATCTGATCAAAATATACTATCATTAACAAATGAAGAAAAGTTGATTGAATTGAGTGCAGATGTGGGCTTACACGAGATTTTCAGAAGCAACAAAAATATAGGTCAATTTTGGATAAAGGTTCAAAATGAATATCCTAGTTTGGCTGAAGAAgcattaaaattacttattccATTTTCTACTACATATTTGTGTGAAAATGGTTTTTCCacattaacaacaataaaaaataaaactagaaaCCGTCTGGAAATTTCATCGGCTATGAGAATTAGCTTGACGAAGTCAATTAAACCAAGAATTGACGAAATAATATCACATCAACAGCAACAACCAAGccattaa